GACCTCGATATGGATGTGAAGATCGCCTCACGTATGATCCATGCGCCCGGCAATGTTGTTCTCAAGGACCTTGAATTCGAGAGCGGTTCCGGCACGGGTTCCAGGTTCCTCGGTGTGCCCCTGTCCCTGGTGGTTGCCTTCATGAAGAACAGCAATAACGAGATCCCCGTGAAGTTTGTTGTTGAAGGGTCTCTCGATAACCCGAAGTTCAGTCTTGCGGAGAGTTTCAGCGCGAGGTTTTCTTCAGGTCTCGCGGAAAAGCTTGGTTTATCGGTAAAGGATATCGGCGGATCAGCGGTCAACCTCGGATCCGAGGGAGCAAAATCAGTAGGGAGCGGGATCAGAGGGCTGGCAGACAGTATCAAGAAGAGGCTGGGGAAGTAACCGGTATCTTGCTCTCGCAGGGGACCTTTGTCTGGCAGAGCCCGCATCCTGATATTGTGACACCGTATTCTTCATTCACCTTCGGACTTATTACCTGATGCATGTACTGAGAACAGATCTCCTTGTTGTGACCCTCTTCAGTGATTGCCCCCGCGGGACAGCGCTTGATGCAGGCGCCGCAGGTATTTGCATTGTATTTAAGGCAGTAATCGTAAACGCCTTGATATGGTCTTGCCGTCGGTTCGAGGACAAGTTCGGTTATAACGGACCCGATGCGATGGGCGATCCCCTTCCGGGTAATGAGTCCGTCGCTTAAACTGAACGTCCCCAGCCCTGCTGCATACGCGGCGTGTCGTTCAGACCACGTTGAGGCATGGCCGGCCTCCGGCGATACAATACGTTTCCACTGTGTTGTCAAAACCGGGGACAGGGTTCGGTATCCCCTGCTGTTGAGCAGGGCGACGATATATTTTCTTAATGCATCGTTAAAGACTTCGCCGAAACAGCGCATATGTGACCACCCGGGGGAGGGGAGCTTTTTCCCCTTTCTGTTGCTCCTCCGGATACCCATGCTGACCGGCAGGATCCAGCATATGACAGTGCCGTTCCGGGGGCATGACTCCCCGTATTCAGCCTCAAGGAATTCCACGGGGGTGAGATGCAAATCGTCGATGATTCTTTTATATTCTGTGAAGAGCGGATCATGAATGTCCGCGTATCCGATTATCGGTTCAGTAAAATATTTTTCATCAGAATCTTTCAGCCGGTTTGATGATGACGTGCTGACAAATCCCTTTATTGCATCTTCGATCTCTTCTTTCAATGTCTTTCTCCTTGATTGGGACACCCACTTCGTGGGTACCCGGTCGCCCCCTCTGACAGCTTTCAGCAGCCAGCTATCAGCTTTTGAAACTCTAAATTCTAATATCGAAGCACTAAACAAATCAAAACGTTCAAATATCAAAACGTGAAGAGGTTGCCGCTGTTGAGATTGCCACGTCACTTCGCTCCTCGCAATGACAACAAAATAAAAAGCCTTGAACGCTGAACATAGAACAGATTTTGTCCTTCTCTCTCGGCTCTTAGCTCTCCGCTCCCTGCTGCTTCTCCCCCTCACCCCTTACGACTTACGATTCACGCCTCACGGGTGTTTCGCTGTCAGCTACGAGCTATCTCCTGAGTTTGCCCGTCGGGATCTATGAGTTTTTCAATGTGGGACCTTACCTCAAGCATCAACTTGTTTTTGGCGGTCCTTTCTTCCTCTGTCACGCGTACCGGTTGGCCGATCTTTATCTGTATCAATCCTTTTCCTTTTGGAACAGAACAGCCTTCAGGCTGCAATTGACCTGTTCCCCGGATGCCTATCGGTATTATCGGTACCTTTGTGCGGAGTGCAAGCGAGAACCCTCCTTTTTTAAAGGGCAGGAGAGTACCATTAGTGCTCCAGGTCCCTTCGGGAAATATAACGATATTCATGCCCTCTTGTATCCTGTGTGCCGCCTCATGCATTGCCTTCAAGGCCTTCCGCGGGTTTTGTCTGTCAATGCTGATATTTTTTCCGGCCTTAAGCGCCCACCCCAAAAAAGGCACAACAAAGAGTTCCTTCTTCGCTATCCATTTGAAAGATAAGGGGAGTGACGAAAGAAGCGCGAATATATCAAGCACGCTTTGATGGTTGCACATAATTACATAAGGGGGTTCAGTGATGTTCTCGGCCCCCTCCATTACAACCCGGATACCGCATGCCTTGAGATGGATCTTTGCCCAGACCCTGCCAA
This window of the Syntrophorhabdaceae bacterium genome carries:
- a CDS encoding lysophospholipid acyltransferase family protein, which gives rise to MRKAIPLLNIIFTTIFLSIIALMIFPFDRKGEGTNRLGRVWAKIHLKACGIRVVMEGAENITEPPYVIMCNHQSVLDIFALLSSLPLSFKWIAKKELFVVPFLGWALKAGKNISIDRQNPRKALKAMHEAAHRIQEGMNIVIFPEGTWSTNGTLLPFKKGGFSLALRTKVPIIPIGIRGTGQLQPEGCSVPKGKGLIQIKIGQPVRVTEEERTAKNKLMLEVRSHIEKLIDPDGQTQEIARS